In Tsuneonella amylolytica, one genomic interval encodes:
- a CDS encoding NAD(P)(+) transhydrogenase (Re/Si-specific) subunit beta has protein sequence MSLPPVQVTDLSTAADAAHAVNPWVALAYLAAGVLFILALRGLSSPATSRAGNRYGMIGMGIAVVTTLVTHFPRVDCVTASGYAERSDGTFGLVCEGPLGLDWLTFGEILAAIAIGGAVGWVIARRIAMTAMPQLVAAFHSLVGLAAVLVAVAAFLNPSAFGILGLDRNILAVSRVEMMLGAAIGAITFSGSVIAFAKLNGNMSGAPILLPGRHAINLGMLAAILVGTAIYALSGNAGPGEGWLFWVILAAAFAIGFLLIIPIGGADMPVVVSMLNSYSGWAAAAMGFTLHNSAMIITGALVGSSGAILSYIMCRAMNRSFLSVIAGGFGADAVGGGGEAREQRPYKTGSAADAAFMLEQAEKVIVIPGYGMAVAQAQHALREMTDVLEEKGVEVKFAIHPVAGRMPGHMNVLLAEAQVPYDKVFELEDINSEFAQADVAFVIGANDVVNPAAKTDKASPIYGMPVFDVDKAKQVFFIKRSMGGVGYAGVDNDVFYMDQTMMLLADAKKMVEDIVKAMD, from the coding sequence ATGAGCCTGCCCCCGGTGCAGGTCACCGATCTGTCGACCGCCGCCGATGCGGCGCACGCGGTGAACCCTTGGGTGGCGCTGGCCTACCTCGCGGCCGGCGTTCTGTTCATCCTCGCACTTCGCGGTCTGTCGAGCCCGGCCACGAGCCGCGCGGGCAACCGCTACGGTATGATCGGCATGGGAATCGCGGTCGTGACCACGCTGGTTACGCATTTCCCGCGTGTCGACTGCGTAACCGCGTCCGGATACGCCGAAAGGTCGGACGGGACTTTCGGTCTCGTTTGCGAGGGGCCGCTTGGGCTCGACTGGCTGACCTTCGGCGAAATCCTAGCCGCCATCGCCATCGGCGGCGCGGTCGGCTGGGTCATCGCGCGGCGCATCGCGATGACGGCGATGCCGCAGCTCGTCGCTGCGTTCCACTCGCTCGTAGGCCTTGCTGCGGTGCTGGTCGCGGTGGCGGCGTTCCTCAACCCCAGCGCGTTCGGCATCCTCGGCCTCGACCGCAACATCCTCGCCGTCAGCCGGGTCGAGATGATGCTGGGCGCGGCGATCGGCGCGATCACGTTTTCCGGCTCAGTCATCGCCTTTGCCAAGCTCAACGGTAACATGAGCGGTGCGCCCATCCTGCTGCCCGGTCGCCACGCGATCAACCTCGGCATGCTGGCGGCGATCCTGGTCGGAACCGCGATCTATGCCTTGTCTGGCAACGCGGGGCCGGGCGAAGGCTGGCTGTTCTGGGTGATCCTCGCCGCCGCCTTCGCGATCGGTTTCCTGCTCATCATTCCTATCGGCGGGGCGGACATGCCGGTGGTCGTCTCGATGCTTAACAGCTATTCCGGCTGGGCGGCGGCGGCGATGGGCTTCACGCTGCACAACAGCGCGATGATCATCACGGGCGCGCTCGTCGGAAGCTCGGGCGCCATCCTCAGCTACATCATGTGCCGCGCGATGAACCGCAGTTTCCTGAGCGTGATCGCGGGCGGGTTCGGCGCGGACGCCGTCGGCGGCGGGGGCGAGGCGAGGGAGCAGCGCCCCTACAAGACCGGCAGCGCCGCCGATGCGGCCTTCATGCTCGAACAGGCGGAAAAGGTCATCGTCATCCCAGGCTACGGCATGGCGGTGGCGCAGGCGCAGCATGCCTTGCGCGAGATGACCGACGTGCTGGAGGAAAAGGGGGTCGAGGTGAAGTTCGCGATACACCCGGTCGCGGGCCGCATGCCCGGGCACATGAACGTGCTGCTGGCCGAAGCGCAGGTCCCCTACGACAAGGTTTTCGAGCTGGAGGACATCAACAGCGAGTTTGCGCAGGCGGACGTCGCCTTCGTGATCGGCGCGAACGATGTCGTGAACCCGGCGGCCAAGACCGACAAGGCCAGCCCCATTTACGGAATGCCGGTGTTCGACGTGGACAAGGCCAAGCAGGTGTTCTTCATCAAGCGCTCGATGGGCGGCGTCGGATACGCCGGCGTCGACAACGACGTGTTCTACATGGACCAGACGATGATGCTGCTGGCAGACGCGAAGAAGATGGTCGAAGATATCGTGAAGGCGATGGACTGA